In the Deltaproteobacteria bacterium genome, GATCTACTCTTGCAACTAAAGGCAACCAAGCGGTCATAACCACAATGCTCGCATCTAACTCTAACAGCACCGTGCTCAATAATGCCACATTCTAAAAATGCCTCAATTCACGCTGCACAAACTTTGGCACTGGGCGCTCATTGCTGATTTTAAAAATGATTATGTCTGCACAAAACTTGAACTTGTAGATGAAAACAATGAAGTAATTATTGAGCCGGTTGAGTCCTTACCGACTACAGAAGAGAAGCTTATTACCGAAATGATATCTGCCACAGAAGCAGAACTTATAGCTGATTTAGCGGCAAGTCATTGGCGCTGCGCTTTAGTGCGTCAGGGTGAGCCCTTTGGTGACTACGGTGATAGCGTTGCCGTGATCGCTGGAGCTGGTGATGAAGCGCAAGAGTTACCTTCTCCATTAGGATGGTTGTTTGCTCCTTGGCCAGCACCACGTGCACGTGTGTTGGCACGTCGTTTAGGATTGCAGCTGGTTGATGATGAAAGTGGATTTCCGGCAGTACGTTGGCACGATTTTATTCTTTCAAGTGGGGTAATAATTCACAATTCTTTAGAACAAGTTCTTGGTGCCTGTGCATCACAAGTTATGCCACAACAAGCTCGTTTAATAATGCCTAGTTCAACAAGTGCTGCTGCCAAGCGTTTAATACTGCGTCGGTTTGCAGGTTTGGGCATCAACCGCTGCAGTGTAACAGCCGCCCCAAATGCGATTTTAAATGGTATTTCTGATATTAAAACCGCAAAAGTATTAGTAGTTGAAGTACTTGCCTATGAAACTCGTTTTACCTTTTTAGAGGCAGACGGTACAAGTATTGCTACTGCTAATTCAGCAACCGCCAGCTATGCATGTGCTGATGAGGCAGTCGCTTCTAGTTGGGCAGCATTATTGCCGCCGGTTGCCAACGAAAATGTTGATGTTTGGCATAAGACTTTGATTGCAACTGCTCGTAAAGCGCGCCGTGTAAAACCAAAAGGCCCATGGCGTTTACATACCGGGGCAACGTCTATTGTAATGCCCATGTCAGTGGCAAATCGTGCTTACGCAACATTAAGCGAAAATTTAGCCTTGACCTGTGAATTAGTAACCAGCGCCTATGGTGTTGATAGTAGCGAATTAACGGTAATTATTGCTCCTGAAGAGCCACTGTGGTTGGGCTTAGCCGATACTTTTGCTAATGTGTTTGGACACGAGCCCTTAGTGCTTAATGCAGATCCATGGATGCGTCTGCGGGGTTTAAAGTAAAAAGCAACTTTTTTAAAGAAACGCCGATAAGATAAATGGAGTATTATATAAAAACACATTAGTTAGAGGAAATTGTGACTAAGTTTAATTATAGCTACGTAATAGGCAAAGATTTACCGCTAACACGCAAACTTTTGTCTGAAGACGGCTTTTGTTTGCAGTTAAAAGATGCCCAGGTATCGTATATCGATACTGATAATAACCATGAGATTAATGATGGCGATCGTATTGAAGTAGTGACAACCAATAAAAAACTAAACCGCAATATTATGCAGGCGTATTTAAGTGAACAATTGCAGACTTTGCAGTTTGCCGCCAAACCAAATGGTGAACTAAGGCGATCGCTCTATTTTGCCGCTCGCGATCTACCGATTACTTTGCGCCAAAAGTTCGTCGTAATATCTAGCAAAATATTAGACCAACAAGGCACAATAGAATTTAAAGAAAAAATTGAATTAATAAATAAGCTATGTTGGCTAACTGCTAATTATACTGAAAACACAAAAGATCTAATTGGTGATTATTTTAAAGCAAATGCTTTTATTTTTAAATTATGCGAAATCTTATTTGATGCCACTAGGCAATCACCAGTTGCACAAGAATTAGTCATTCAGGCCGAAGCCTTAAAATATGGCTACGTAGTTAATCATTTTCGTTTTTTGTCACTTTTTGCAGAAACTAAAAAATACATTCAATCTAACTTGTTTTGCAAGTGTCTTAACGCCGATAATCCTAAGCGTGTAACACCTCAAGAAATGCAGAAAATCGTTACGCAAATAAACAAACTTATTTTGTCTTTAAATCCATCAGAAGATGTTAAACTCGAATTTCCTGAGGCAAATGTATATTTTATTGATGATACAGAGGCCGACTATGGTGGCACCATTATTGGTGATGACATAATTATAAATAATGCCATAAATGTATCGGCAAAAGTAGTAGATGACGAGCTAAAAATTGCACACGAATATACTCATATGGTGCTCAATAAAATATTAATATATCTAGAAGGCAATTCAGTTATTATCGGCGAGTATGCGGCTACTTTTACGCAAGAATACGAACTATATGCCGATGCCGTTTGCATGCAAATCTACCCGGCGGCTTATGAACCTTACATATGGGATTTAGCTAAACAACCTAATGCTAGCGACAAGCAATATCAATATAGGCTTTCATTAGAAATACTTGCCCAAGCATATGATGCCCCAGATATTAGCGCCTTAGCAAAACTATCAAATGCATCAGTAACTCGTAGCCAAAAGCTAGCAACGCTTTTATGGGCAGCTGCAAGCAAACGCCTGCAGAGCATGTATAGATTGGGCTCGCTTAAATTACCTTGATTGGTTATCTTGCTTAAAGTTTTAATCATGGCGTATATCTAAATTAAATCGTCATTGCCGCGAAAACGGCAATCTATGTAGAGTTCTTATTAGGCAACTAGTATTTAGAGGAATTTTAATGCGACTACTGATAGGCAATGAGCTTTATCACGAAGTTGTGTTAGACAAACTTTTGCATGCACGCGAGTCAGTGTGGATTGCAACAGCCAATGTTAAAGCCATGCTGGTTAATGC is a window encoding:
- a CDS encoding transposase zinc-binding domain-containing protein — encoded protein: MEAFLECGIIEHGAVRVRCEHCGYDRLVAFSCKSRS